The Bryobacteraceae bacterium genomic sequence ATTATTCCCGAAGAGGAAGGTCTGCTGGATGGGCAGGCGGCGTTCACGCCTGCTTGCGGATCTTGTCCATGATGCTCTCGGTCAGTTGGCCGAGCTCGCTGTTCGATAGTTCGAAAGATCCGCTGTCGCCGACAACGCGAATGGTCTTCCGGACCGAGTCGCAGACCACGGTGCAGGACTTGCATTGCGCCAGATGCGCTTCGATGCGTCTTCGAAGCTCTTCGGCCACCTCGCCATCGAGATAGTTTCCGACTTGCGCCATGAAGTCCGCGCAGCTCATCATCGGCGCGCCTCGACGCCAGGCCGGGAGAAATGGATGCTGAGAGCCTCCCGCAGCATCATCCGCGCGCGCAGCAGCCGGGCCTTCACCGCGGGCAGACTCAGGCCAAGGGCGGCGGCGGCGTGCTCGTTGGAGACCTGCTCGATATCTCGGAGCATGATCACAGTCCGGTATTTCGCCGGAAGCAGGCGCACTTCCTTCTCGATCAGACCACGCACCTCTTCCTTGGCGAAGCGTTGCTCGGGCGTATCGTCCCAGGCCCGCAACTGCCGCGGACGGAACGGCTCCTCGCTGCCGGAAGAGAGTTCGTCCAGACTCTCCATCGGCCGCCGCGCTCGCAGACGTTCAATCCCGGTGTTGGTCGCCACTGTGAGAAGCCAGCTTCCGAAGCGAGCCCGGGCCTCGAAGCCCGGAAGCGCGCGATAGGCCTTCAGAAACGTGTCCTGCATGGAGTCTCTGGCCTCCTCCGGATCTCCGAGCAAGCCCATCAGAAGGCGATAGACGCGGCGGCCATGGAGTTGGACGAGCTGTTCGAAGGCCCCTCGGTCTCCCTCCTGGGCGGCCCGAACGAGAGGCCCGTCCGGATCCTCACATTCTTCTGCGGCGCCGTTCCTGGCAAGCTGTTCCACTACTGCGCCCGAGGCGCGCTGCCAGGTGTGCCGGAAACGCGCAAGCGCCATCACCGCGACGGCCTCCGGACACCACTCCTTCGGATGCCAGTCGTCCACGCCGGCCGCCACCATCTGGTCAATGAAATCGGGCGGGTAACCGAACTGCCGCCGCAGAACCCCGGCCTGCAGAGCGATGCAATATTCGTTGCCTTGGCGAATCGCCATCCGGAGAAGGATCGCCTCCTTTTCCATTCGGCTCAGCCTGCCATCGCGGTCCACCACGGCTTCAATCGCCGATCCGAGCGCCCGCGCCACGGCCGGACGTCCGGCGAGTGTCCGATCCAGGTCTGGGAGATATCCGAAATGCCGCGCAATGCCGGCGAATTCGGCTCCAGGCGCCGTCTCCGGCCCGACGGGCCACGGCTGGCCGTCGCCGGCGGCGCACGCCTCTTCGAACAACTCGCTGGGCGGGACGGCTGGCGGCAGGTCGATGTCGAAGTCCGGCTGCGGGCGCAATTCCTGGGAGAGCGTTACCAGGAAGTTAGCCATGGCCGCCGTCAGCGCCGCATCCATTGCTTCTTCGAGAGGCAGGCGGCCCGCGCAGGCTTCCCCAAGCAGGGCCAGCCGGACGCCGTACTCAATCAGCCGCCGTTCCGTTGGATCGAGTCCCGCGGCGCGGAAATCGGATGCGAGCGCCGCCGCCTTGCCTTCCGCCATCCCGGAAAGCCGCAGCCGTTCTACCAGTAGCGGAGGCCAGTACGTATCCCCGTGCGCGGCGGCCACCGCGAGGACGATCGAGTCCTTCGTCTGTCTCGACAGAACGGACGGTTCGAACAGGACGGCTTCGAGCAAGCCCACCTGCGCCTCCACCAGATGAGGCGCCATCCACTGGCTCCGGAAGACGTTCGGCACGAACCCGAACTCTTCCTGGCGCCGGCACGCCGCCGGCATAGACGCCGCTGATTCTGCTTTCACGGCAACGCCTCCTTCGATCGTTTCCTCGCCGAAACTTTTTTGCATCTCTTCGCGCATCGTCCCGTCATACCCATGCGAAGGGATGCGAAACCATGAATGAGCTGTTCGCGATGCCACGGCATGCGGTGCCGGTTACAACGTCCACCGGCCTCCCGGCGGCAGCGCCCGATTCGATGGCGGGGGCCTTCGAAGCCGAAGCCATGCCGCATCTGAACGATGTATTCCGCGTCGCGATGCGGATGACTAAGGATCATGCCAAGGCGAACGACGCGGTTCAGGAAACCTACCTCTTGGCGTGGAAGTGCTTCCACCGGTACGAACGCGGCACCAACTGCCGCGCCTGGTTGTTTCAGATTCTCTTCAACGTGGTGCGGCACGAGCGGCGGAACTGGTTCAAATGGCTCACCGGAACCGAAAGCGACGTGTCGGACTCGGTGGAGTTGGTGGCGCCCGTACCGGTTCCGGACACCTTGGAGGACAAACAGATTCTCGCCGCGCTCGATCTGATTCCCGAGCAGTTCCGCGCGGTGCTCCTGCTGGTGGACGTGGAAGACTTCACTTACAAGGAAGCCAGTGAAATCTTGAAGGTTCCCATCGGCACGATCATGTCGCGCCTGAACCGCGCCCGCGGTTTGCTGCGTGGGCGCCTGGCCGGCCTTGCGCGATCCTACGGACTGCGTGCGGAGTGCTAGCAGCGTGTGTCGAGCCGATTCCTTGAAGCTTTCTTCCATCTCCGAACGGCGCCCGTTAGTGGCTGCCACGGGGGTTGAAGCCGTTGCGCCCGCTTTTCTATTCCCGAAAAGTGGACTGGCGCGAAAAAACTTTCGTCTGGAGGGAATACCCGTGGAACCCTCCGTCATTGGCAGATGAGGATTTATGGACGACGTGCGTTTTGCTGATCAGGAGGAGCGCCTGCGAGCGCGTTTGAGGGAAGCGGTCCACAGTGTCGAGACACCCCCGTTTCTGGAGGCCCAGTTACGGCGGCGCCTCGGGGAGAAGCCGGATCCCGCTTCCCGCCTGCGGCCGTGGCTGCCGCTCGCCGTCAGCGCGGCCGTGCTACTGGCCTCATCGGTGGCCTACCAACTCGGCCACCTCAGGTTCACCGCCGCCGCACAGGATTCCTACATCGCCCTCGTCGGGAACCGCGTCAACGCCCTCATGCGCGTCGGGCTGCGCGACCATCTTCATTGCGCCCACTTCCGCACGTTTCCGAAGACGCCTCCACCGATGACGGAGTTCGTCGCGAAGATGGGGCCTGAATATGCTCCGTTGATCCCCGTTCTCGAGCGCAACCTGCCCGCCGGATCCCGTATCGAACTCGCGCATCGATGCCGGTACCACGGCCGGCAGTTCGTGCACCTGGCGTGGAAGGACGGCTCCGGCCTGCACTCGCTGATTGTTGCGCGTAAGCAGCCGGGCGAAGTCTTCGATATCGACGGGGCGCTTCCGGCCTTGGTCCATTCGGGCCTGACAGTCTATCGCGACGGCGCCCGGGGGTTTCAGATCGCTGCGTTCGAGAGCCGCGATCATCTCGTATACTCGATCTCCAACGAGTCCAGGGAGCGGACCACGGACGACCTTCTGAAGCTCGCCTCGGGAATCCGCGAAGTGCTCGCCAAGCTTGAATCGTAAACAAGCTCGAATCGTAAATTCATTCCGTGGTCCGTCAAGGCGCCCGTGCTCTTCGCTGAGCTCGGGCGCTTCTACTTTCCACCAGGAATAAGTCGGCCCGTTGGGCGATTACCCATGCATGACCGCCGAACAATCCCGACTCGATGAATCGCGCTCGCGGAGCGCGCACTGGAAGCGCTGGGGACCCTACCTCAGCGAGCGCGCATGGGGCACCGTGCGCGAGGACTACAGTGAGCACGGCGCCGCCTGGGAGTTCCTTCCCCACGACGCCGCACGGTCCAAGGCGTACCGCTGGAACGAAGACGGAATCGCCGGCATCTGCGATCGCCATCAGCGCATCTGCTTCGCCATCTCGCTGTGGAACCGGCGCGACCCGATTCTGAAGGAACGTCTGTTCGGACTTACCGGCAATGAAGGCAATCACGGCGAGGACGTCAAGGAGTACTACTTCTATCTCGACTCGACGCCCACGCACTCCTACATGAAGTACCTATACAAGTACCCGCAATGCGAGTTCCCCTACGCGCGGCTGGTGGATGAGAACCGCCGCCGCGGCAAGCTCGATGCGGAGTTCGAGTTGCTCGACACCGCGGCCTTCGACGGCAATCGTTACTTCGACGTCCAGACCGAATACGCGAAAGGCTCGCCGGAAGATATTCTCATCCGGATCAGCGTAACCAATCGCGGCCCGGAAACCGCCGAGCTCGACCTTCTGCCGACGCTCTGGTTTCGCAACACCTGGGCCTGGAACGGGGGCCAGAAACCGGTAATGCGGGCCGGGCCTGGAATGCTCAATCTGCTGGCGCCGCACTACGGCGAGCGCCGGTTGTATTTCGAGGGCGAGCCGGAGATCCTGTTCACGGACAATGAGACCAATACCCGTAGGCTCTATGGTTACGACAATGGAGTTCGCTACTGTAAGGACGGCGTCAACGACTTTCTAACTCAAGGGAGCCGGCAGGCGGTCAATCCGGACCTGGCCGGAACTAAGGCCGCGCTCCGGTACGCACTCACTCTCGCGCCCGGAGAAACCGTGGCGGTGCGGCTGCGGCTCCTCCCTCCGGTTGACGGACCGGCCCCGCTCGACCATGAGTTCGACCTCACGTTCGCCGCCCGCCTGCGCGAGGCCGACGAGTTCTACGAAGCTGTCATCCCGCGCGATGTTTCCTCCGACGCCCGCCAGGTGATGCGGCAATCGTTCGCCGGCCTGCTATGGTCGAAGCAGTTCTATCACTACGTGGTTCGCGAATGGCTCGATGGCGATCCAGCCCAGCCTCCGCCACCCGGACCCCGCCGCCATGGACGCAATCACGAGTGGGGACACCTCTACAACGCCGACGTGATCTCGATGCCCGACAAGTGGGAATATCCGTGGTACGCCGCCTGGGACCTCGCCTTTCATTGCGTCCCCCTCGCGCTGGTGGATTCCGACTTCGCTAAGGAGCAACTGATGCTGATGGTGCGGGAGTGGTACATGCACCCCAACGGCCAGATCCCGGCGTACGAGTGGGCCTTCGGCGACGTCAACCCTCCCGTTCACGCGTGGGCGGCCTGGCGCGTGTACAAGATCGAGAAGAAGCGCCGCGGAGTAGGCGATCGTGGTTTCTTGCAGCGGGTCTTTCACAAACTTCTGCTCAACTTCACATG encodes the following:
- a CDS encoding sigma-70 family RNA polymerase sigma factor codes for the protein MKAESAASMPAACRRQEEFGFVPNVFRSQWMAPHLVEAQVGLLEAVLFEPSVLSRQTKDSIVLAVAAAHGDTYWPPLLVERLRLSGMAEGKAAALASDFRAAGLDPTERRLIEYGVRLALLGEACAGRLPLEEAMDAALTAAMANFLVTLSQELRPQPDFDIDLPPAVPPSELFEEACAAGDGQPWPVGPETAPGAEFAGIARHFGYLPDLDRTLAGRPAVARALGSAIEAVVDRDGRLSRMEKEAILLRMAIRQGNEYCIALQAGVLRRQFGYPPDFIDQMVAAGVDDWHPKEWCPEAVAVMALARFRHTWQRASGAVVEQLARNGAAEECEDPDGPLVRAAQEGDRGAFEQLVQLHGRRVYRLLMGLLGDPEEARDSMQDTFLKAYRALPGFEARARFGSWLLTVATNTGIERLRARRPMESLDELSSGSEEPFRPRQLRAWDDTPEQRFAKEEVRGLIEKEVRLLPAKYRTVIMLRDIEQVSNEHAAAALGLSLPAVKARLLRARMMLREALSIHFSRPGVEARR
- a CDS encoding zf-HC2 domain-containing protein, with amino-acid sequence MMSCADFMAQVGNYLDGEVAEELRRRIEAHLAQCKSCTVVCDSVRKTIRVVGDSGSFELSNSELGQLTESIMDKIRKQA
- a CDS encoding sigma-70 family RNA polymerase sigma factor; translation: MNELFAMPRHAVPVTTSTGLPAAAPDSMAGAFEAEAMPHLNDVFRVAMRMTKDHAKANDAVQETYLLAWKCFHRYERGTNCRAWLFQILFNVVRHERRNWFKWLTGTESDVSDSVELVAPVPVPDTLEDKQILAALDLIPEQFRAVLLLVDVEDFTYKEASEILKVPIGTIMSRLNRARGLLRGRLAGLARSYGLRAEC
- a CDS encoding glucosidase; its protein translation is MTAEQSRLDESRSRSAHWKRWGPYLSERAWGTVREDYSEHGAAWEFLPHDAARSKAYRWNEDGIAGICDRHQRICFAISLWNRRDPILKERLFGLTGNEGNHGEDVKEYYFYLDSTPTHSYMKYLYKYPQCEFPYARLVDENRRRGKLDAEFELLDTAAFDGNRYFDVQTEYAKGSPEDILIRISVTNRGPETAELDLLPTLWFRNTWAWNGGQKPVMRAGPGMLNLLAPHYGERRLYFEGEPEILFTDNETNTRRLYGYDNGVRYCKDGVNDFLTQGSRQAVNPDLAGTKAALRYALTLAPGETVAVRLRLLPPVDGPAPLDHEFDLTFAARLREADEFYEAVIPRDVSSDARQVMRQSFAGLLWSKQFYHYVVREWLDGDPAQPPPPGPRRHGRNHEWGHLYNADVISMPDKWEYPWYAAWDLAFHCVPLALVDSDFAKEQLMLMVREWYMHPNGQIPAYEWAFGDVNPPVHAWAAWRVYKIEKKRRGVGDRGFLQRVFHKLLLNFTWWVNRKDAEGRNVFQGGFLGLDNIGVFDRSAPLPTGGHIEQADGTGWMAMYCLNLLAIALELAAEDPSYEDVATKFWEHFLYIAHAINHLGDNGAGMWDEEDGFFYDVLHAEGRHRPLKVRSMVGLIPLFAVETLESGILEKLSGFRRRMDWFVENRPDLTGNVACMCSHGVAERRLLALVDQEQLRRVLGYLLDEREFLSPYGVRALSRVHRDRPYVLGVNGSEYRVWYEPGESSTGLFGGNSNWRGPIWFPVNYLLIESLQKFHHYLGGGFTVEFPSGSGSYHDLGYIAAELSRRMTRIFLRDGHGRRPVHGPAATPFQDDPHWRDLILFYEYFHGDNGSGVGASHQTGWTGLAAKLLQQSGD